In Populus nigra chromosome 1, ddPopNigr1.1, whole genome shotgun sequence, one genomic interval encodes:
- the LOC133688767 gene encoding uncharacterized protein LOC133688767: MLRFTFFSPRIAVEKGDFLFDAKVTDSKLDAIHGEVLLGKLPALSDTFVPVNRAIGEMMQKIEIRQEGFNGSKLSSIHGRRNHTIGLGELDQLNIMVTESVIRWASCSHIPTAPSLRLSLVC; encoded by the exons ATGCTAAGATTTACCTTCTTCAGTCCTAGAATTGCAGTTGAGAAAGGAGATTTCTTGTTTGATGCTAAAGTCACTGACTCGAAATTGGATGCAATTCATGGAG AAGTACTCTTAGGAAAGCTCCCTGCATTGTCAGATACTTTTGTTCCAGTTAACCGTGCAATAGGAGAAATGATGCAGAAGATAGAAATTCGACAGGAAGGGTTCAATGGGTCTAAATTATCCAGTATCCACGGCAGAAGAAATCACACCATAGGACTCGGCGAGCTTGATCAACTTAATATCATGGTCACTGAATCGGTAATTCGCTGGGCATCATGCAGTCACATCCCTACCGCCCCATCACTTAGATTATCACTTGTGTGCTAG
- the LOC133681146 gene encoding uncharacterized protein LOC133681146 isoform X2 translates to MKGAKRFAASDPVPDSNDTALRNKRIMEGSQFDIHRPEQSQQQSTPLPPLDAKRAASSQQYVRALNNQFASWVQTQLKNHPDELWEDGIRDYLAHASNIMEKFNDVVNWLKANAVKGGPVADSLPAEKKLVPEIKNNESKLLQEKTGFALPSASTSFTSSWSSGVFSANQSSGGVSSSSQSSSLFSNGQSSGSLLLNNPSSVLSSNQSSGFFSNIQSPGLLSNNQSSGAFSNSQSLGALSNSQTPFSFNQSSGTFSNSQSLGALPNTQTSFLFGGQSSIPANYNTADDENELQQPGSPSVKKSEEKGIVTVHEVKCKLYVKSSDPADEDTWKDKGPGQLSIKCREGIGKSTKESKPTIVVRNDVGKVLLNALLYPGIKTNPQKNSLVAIFHTAGDDSGNNDSVVARTFLIRTKTEEDRNKLATAIQEYAPTS, encoded by the exons atGAAAGGAGCGAAACGATTCGCCGCTTCAGACCCAGTCCCTGACTCGAATGACACGGCA TTACGGAATAAGAGAATAATGGAAGGATCGCAATTTGATATTCATAGACCTGAACAATCTCAGCAACAATCGACTCCATTGCCACCGTTGGATGCAAAACGGGCTGCTTCATCACAGCAGTATGTGAGAGCTCTCAATAACCAATTTGCCAG TTGGGTTCAAACACAACTGAAGAACCATCCTGATGAACTCTGGGAAGATGGGATTCGAGATTACCTTGCTCATGCTTCAAACATTATG GAGAAGTTTAATGATGTTGTCAACTGGCTTAAAGCAAATGCTGTAAAAGGAGGGCCTGTTGCTGATTCTCTTCCAGCTGAAAAGAAATTAGTGCCTGAAATAAAGAATAATGAGAGCAAATTACTTCAAGAAAAAACTGGGTTTGCTTTACCGAGTGCCAGTACAAGCTTTACTAGTTCCTGGAGCTCTGGTGTCTTTTCTGCCAACCAAAGTTCTGGAGGAGTATCATCTAGTAGCCAAAGCTCTAGTTTATTCTCCAATGGTCAAAGTTCTGGTTCATTATTATTGAACAATCCAAGTTCTGTTTTGTCCTCAAACCAAAGCTCTGGATTTTTCTCGAACATTCAAAGCCCTGGCCTCTTGTCCAACAATCAAAGCTCTGGAGCATTCTCCAACAGCCAGAGTTTAGGAGCACTCTCCAACAGTCAAACACCTTTCTCCTTTAATCAAAGCTCTGGAACATTCTCCAACAGCCAAAGTTTAGGAGCACTCCCCAACACTCAAACATCTTTCTTGTTTG gagGCCAAAGCTCCATCCCCGCAAACTATAACACTGCAGATGATG AAAATGAATTACAGCAACCTGGCAGTCCATCTGTGAAGAAGTCTGAAGAGAAGGGTATTGTTACAGTCCATGAAGTCAAGTGCAAGCTCTATGTGAAG TCAAGTGATCCAGCAGATGAGGACACATGGAAAGATAAGGGCCCAGGGCAGCTTTCCATCAAATGCAGAGAGGGGATTGGCAAGTCCACGAAAGAATCTAAACCAACCATTGTTGTTCGAAATGAT GTGGGGAAAGTGTTACTTAATGCTTTGCTCTATCCAGGAATCAAGACAAATCCACAGAAGAATTCCCTTGTTGCAATATTTCACACTGCA GGTGATGATAGCGGAAATAATGATAGTGTTGTGGCTCGTACTTTCTTAATTAGGACAAAAACAGAGGAGGATCGGAATAAGCTAGCGACAGCAATCCAAGAATACGCTCCCACTTCATGA
- the LOC133681146 gene encoding uncharacterized protein LOC133681146 isoform X1 produces the protein MKGAKRFAASDPVPDSNDTARLIVQHSIWLQLRNKRIMEGSQFDIHRPEQSQQQSTPLPPLDAKRAASSQQYVRALNNQFASWVQTQLKNHPDELWEDGIRDYLAHASNIMEKFNDVVNWLKANAVKGGPVADSLPAEKKLVPEIKNNESKLLQEKTGFALPSASTSFTSSWSSGVFSANQSSGGVSSSSQSSSLFSNGQSSGSLLLNNPSSVLSSNQSSGFFSNIQSPGLLSNNQSSGAFSNSQSLGALSNSQTPFSFNQSSGTFSNSQSLGALPNTQTSFLFGGQSSIPANYNTADDENELQQPGSPSVKKSEEKGIVTVHEVKCKLYVKSSDPADEDTWKDKGPGQLSIKCREGIGKSTKESKPTIVVRNDVGKVLLNALLYPGIKTNPQKNSLVAIFHTAGDDSGNNDSVVARTFLIRTKTEEDRNKLATAIQEYAPTS, from the exons atGAAAGGAGCGAAACGATTCGCCGCTTCAGACCCAGTCCCTGACTCGAATGACACGGCA AGGCTGATTGTGCAACACTCAATATGGTTGCAGTTACGGAATAAGAGAATAATGGAAGGATCGCAATTTGATATTCATAGACCTGAACAATCTCAGCAACAATCGACTCCATTGCCACCGTTGGATGCAAAACGGGCTGCTTCATCACAGCAGTATGTGAGAGCTCTCAATAACCAATTTGCCAG TTGGGTTCAAACACAACTGAAGAACCATCCTGATGAACTCTGGGAAGATGGGATTCGAGATTACCTTGCTCATGCTTCAAACATTATG GAGAAGTTTAATGATGTTGTCAACTGGCTTAAAGCAAATGCTGTAAAAGGAGGGCCTGTTGCTGATTCTCTTCCAGCTGAAAAGAAATTAGTGCCTGAAATAAAGAATAATGAGAGCAAATTACTTCAAGAAAAAACTGGGTTTGCTTTACCGAGTGCCAGTACAAGCTTTACTAGTTCCTGGAGCTCTGGTGTCTTTTCTGCCAACCAAAGTTCTGGAGGAGTATCATCTAGTAGCCAAAGCTCTAGTTTATTCTCCAATGGTCAAAGTTCTGGTTCATTATTATTGAACAATCCAAGTTCTGTTTTGTCCTCAAACCAAAGCTCTGGATTTTTCTCGAACATTCAAAGCCCTGGCCTCTTGTCCAACAATCAAAGCTCTGGAGCATTCTCCAACAGCCAGAGTTTAGGAGCACTCTCCAACAGTCAAACACCTTTCTCCTTTAATCAAAGCTCTGGAACATTCTCCAACAGCCAAAGTTTAGGAGCACTCCCCAACACTCAAACATCTTTCTTGTTTG gagGCCAAAGCTCCATCCCCGCAAACTATAACACTGCAGATGATG AAAATGAATTACAGCAACCTGGCAGTCCATCTGTGAAGAAGTCTGAAGAGAAGGGTATTGTTACAGTCCATGAAGTCAAGTGCAAGCTCTATGTGAAG TCAAGTGATCCAGCAGATGAGGACACATGGAAAGATAAGGGCCCAGGGCAGCTTTCCATCAAATGCAGAGAGGGGATTGGCAAGTCCACGAAAGAATCTAAACCAACCATTGTTGTTCGAAATGAT GTGGGGAAAGTGTTACTTAATGCTTTGCTCTATCCAGGAATCAAGACAAATCCACAGAAGAATTCCCTTGTTGCAATATTTCACACTGCA GGTGATGATAGCGGAAATAATGATAGTGTTGTGGCTCGTACTTTCTTAATTAGGACAAAAACAGAGGAGGATCGGAATAAGCTAGCGACAGCAATCCAAGAATACGCTCCCACTTCATGA
- the LOC133681146 gene encoding uncharacterized protein LOC133681146 isoform X3, translated as MLRNKRIMEGSQFDIHRPEQSQQQSTPLPPLDAKRAASSQQYVRALNNQFASWVQTQLKNHPDELWEDGIRDYLAHASNIMEKFNDVVNWLKANAVKGGPVADSLPAEKKLVPEIKNNESKLLQEKTGFALPSASTSFTSSWSSGVFSANQSSGGVSSSSQSSSLFSNGQSSGSLLLNNPSSVLSSNQSSGFFSNIQSPGLLSNNQSSGAFSNSQSLGALSNSQTPFSFNQSSGTFSNSQSLGALPNTQTSFLFGGQSSIPANYNTADDENELQQPGSPSVKKSEEKGIVTVHEVKCKLYVKSSDPADEDTWKDKGPGQLSIKCREGIGKSTKESKPTIVVRNDVGKVLLNALLYPGIKTNPQKNSLVAIFHTAGDDSGNNDSVVARTFLIRTKTEEDRNKLATAIQEYAPTS; from the exons ATG TTACGGAATAAGAGAATAATGGAAGGATCGCAATTTGATATTCATAGACCTGAACAATCTCAGCAACAATCGACTCCATTGCCACCGTTGGATGCAAAACGGGCTGCTTCATCACAGCAGTATGTGAGAGCTCTCAATAACCAATTTGCCAG TTGGGTTCAAACACAACTGAAGAACCATCCTGATGAACTCTGGGAAGATGGGATTCGAGATTACCTTGCTCATGCTTCAAACATTATG GAGAAGTTTAATGATGTTGTCAACTGGCTTAAAGCAAATGCTGTAAAAGGAGGGCCTGTTGCTGATTCTCTTCCAGCTGAAAAGAAATTAGTGCCTGAAATAAAGAATAATGAGAGCAAATTACTTCAAGAAAAAACTGGGTTTGCTTTACCGAGTGCCAGTACAAGCTTTACTAGTTCCTGGAGCTCTGGTGTCTTTTCTGCCAACCAAAGTTCTGGAGGAGTATCATCTAGTAGCCAAAGCTCTAGTTTATTCTCCAATGGTCAAAGTTCTGGTTCATTATTATTGAACAATCCAAGTTCTGTTTTGTCCTCAAACCAAAGCTCTGGATTTTTCTCGAACATTCAAAGCCCTGGCCTCTTGTCCAACAATCAAAGCTCTGGAGCATTCTCCAACAGCCAGAGTTTAGGAGCACTCTCCAACAGTCAAACACCTTTCTCCTTTAATCAAAGCTCTGGAACATTCTCCAACAGCCAAAGTTTAGGAGCACTCCCCAACACTCAAACATCTTTCTTGTTTG gagGCCAAAGCTCCATCCCCGCAAACTATAACACTGCAGATGATG AAAATGAATTACAGCAACCTGGCAGTCCATCTGTGAAGAAGTCTGAAGAGAAGGGTATTGTTACAGTCCATGAAGTCAAGTGCAAGCTCTATGTGAAG TCAAGTGATCCAGCAGATGAGGACACATGGAAAGATAAGGGCCCAGGGCAGCTTTCCATCAAATGCAGAGAGGGGATTGGCAAGTCCACGAAAGAATCTAAACCAACCATTGTTGTTCGAAATGAT GTGGGGAAAGTGTTACTTAATGCTTTGCTCTATCCAGGAATCAAGACAAATCCACAGAAGAATTCCCTTGTTGCAATATTTCACACTGCA GGTGATGATAGCGGAAATAATGATAGTGTTGTGGCTCGTACTTTCTTAATTAGGACAAAAACAGAGGAGGATCGGAATAAGCTAGCGACAGCAATCCAAGAATACGCTCCCACTTCATGA
- the LOC133680992 gene encoding UDP-galactose/UDP-glucose transporter 2-like, with translation MKGEDQARSLFGISLSDRPKWQQFLICSSGFFFGYLINGVCEEYVYNRLQFSYGWYFTFVQGFVYLVLIYLQGFTPKQMVNPWKTYWKLSAVLMGSHGLTKGSLAFLNYPAQIMFKSTKVLPVMVMGAFIPGLRRKYPFHEYISALLLVIGLILFTLADAQTSPNFSIIGVLMISGALIMDSLMGNLQEAIFTMNPDTTQIEVLFCSTVVGLPFLLPPMILTGELFKAWKSCAQHPYVYGVLVFEAMATFIGQISVLSLIAIFGAATTAMITTARKAVTLLLSYMIFTKPLTEQHGSGLLLIAMGIILKMVPIDYKPPSRSAPRNGKSHFKEEKSQADSRKGEGDEEKRPLV, from the exons ATGAAGGGCGAGGATCAAGCGAGGTCTTtgtttgggatttctttatccgaTCGGCCTAAATGGCAACAGTTTCTTATTTGCTCTTCTGGGTTCTTCTTTGGCTATCTCATTAATGGCGTCTGCGAG GAATATGTGTATAATCGGCTTCAATTCAG CTATGGTTGGTATTTCACATTTGTACAAGGATTTGTGTACTTGGTGCTTATATACTTGCAGGGTTTTACCCCCAAGCAAATGGTGAATCCATGGAAAACGTATTGGAAACTCTCTGCTGTTCTTATGGGTTCTCATGGGCTGACTAAGGGGTCCCTGGCCTTTCTCAATTATCCAGCTCAAATCATGTTCAAATCCACCAAG GTACTGCCAGTTATGGTAATGGGCGCCTTTATTCCAGGATTGAGAAGAAAATATCCATTTCATGAATACATATCAGCCCTGCTTCTGGTCATCGGTCTGATCCTTTTCACCTTGGCAGATGCCCAAACATCGCCAAATTTTAGCATAATTGGTGTCCTGATGATTTCTGGTGCTTTAATTATGGATTCTTTAATGGGTAATTTGCAAGAAGCAATATTTACCATGAATCCTGACACCACTCAG ATCGAGGTGCTGTTCTGCTCGACAGTTGTTGGATTGCCTTTCTTGCTTCCTCCGATGATCCTGACTGGAGAGCTGTTTAAGGCTTGGAAATCTTGTGCTCAA CATCCTTACGTATATGGGGTGTTAGTATTTGAAGCCATGGCCACATTCATTGGCCAAATTTCTGTTCTATCCCTCATTGCCATTTTTGGGGCTGCTACGACTGCCATG ATAACAACTGCTAGAAAGGCAGTTACCTTGTTGCTGTCATATATGATATTCACAAAGCCATTAACTGAGCAGCATGGATCGGGGCTGCTGCTCATCGCCATGGGAATTATATTGAAGATGGTTCCTATAGATTATAAACCCCCCAGTAGGAGTGCACCTAGAAATGGGAAGTCCCAttttaaagaagagaaaagtcAAGCAGATAGTAGGAAAGGTGAAGGAGATGAAGAAAAAAGGCCCTTAGTTTGA